The Leptospira hartskeerlii genome contains a region encoding:
- a CDS encoding FitA-like ribbon-helix-helix domain-containing protein → MANLQVRDIDDRLYEALKRRAEMEHRSVSQEVVLLIENYLAHDNKESERKTLSFLELSGSWVDDRSPEKIVEEIRSSRTKNTRGRDADELFD, encoded by the coding sequence ATGGCAAACTTACAAGTCCGGGACATAGACGACAGACTCTACGAAGCATTAAAAAGGAGGGCCGAAATGGAACACAGATCCGTAAGCCAAGAAGTTGTTCTTCTAATTGAGAACTATCTAGCACACGACAATAAAGAATCCGAACGTAAGACCTTGAGTTTTTTAGAATTATCTGGGTCCTGGGTGGATGACAGAAGCCCAGAAAAGATCGTAGAGGAAATACGCTCCTCCCGAACTAAGAACACACGCGGAAGAGATGCA
- the rpsF gene encoding 30S ribosomal protein S6, with protein MRNYEITTITRSTSKEVAKTEVLEIFKKHSINVTAEEDWGQKKLWHPIQHQDYGIFTHFKVNAEQSALEKVERDFGLNQNLLRSMIVRLNG; from the coding sequence TTGAGAAACTACGAGATTACTACAATCACGCGTTCTACCTCGAAGGAAGTTGCTAAAACTGAGGTCCTTGAGATCTTCAAAAAGCATTCCATCAACGTGACCGCAGAAGAAGATTGGGGTCAGAAAAAACTTTGGCATCCAATCCAACACCAAGACTACGGAATATTCACTCACTTCAAAGTGAATGCAGAACAATCCGCCTTAGAAAAGGTAGAGCGTGACTTTGGTCTGAACCAAAATTTACTACGCTCTATGATCGTCCGCCTCAATGGCTAA
- a CDS encoding single-stranded DNA-binding protein, producing the protein MANDINRVTLVGRLTRDPEFKTVNGTSLVNFSLANGRTYVTGGEKKEETHFFDCEAWGKGADIIQQYCKKGKQLVIEGRLKQDTWETMEGKKASRIRIVVENFQMIGGARENGSGEYGSSASSGSSSYSSAQDDMGSSAMDDDIPF; encoded by the coding sequence ATGGCTAACGATATCAATCGGGTGACCCTTGTTGGGCGCCTGACCCGTGATCCGGAATTTAAAACCGTAAACGGGACTTCTCTTGTGAATTTTTCCTTAGCGAACGGTCGCACTTATGTAACCGGCGGCGAGAAAAAAGAGGAAACTCATTTTTTCGACTGCGAGGCTTGGGGAAAAGGCGCGGATATCATCCAGCAATACTGTAAAAAAGGCAAACAACTCGTGATCGAGGGACGCCTTAAGCAGGATACCTGGGAAACCATGGAAGGCAAGAAGGCCTCCCGCATTCGTATCGTCGTGGAAAATTTCCAGATGATTGGCGGTGCTAGGGAGAATGGAAGCGGAGAGTATGGCTCTTCCGCTAGTAGCGGATCTTCTTCTTATTCATCTGCTCAAGATGATATGGGAAGTTCTGCAATGGACGACGATATACCTTTTTAA
- the rpsR gene encoding 30S ribosomal protein S18, with protein MSDNETQEELKQEMTAEGMPLDQEGGRPPKKQNKYKKKVCRFTADPELAKQINYKNTELLERFITNRGKIIPRRITGTSAKYQRILAREIRKARSIGLLPFKVN; from the coding sequence ATGTCAGATAATGAAACACAAGAAGAATTAAAGCAGGAAATGACTGCTGAGGGCATGCCTTTAGATCAAGAAGGAGGACGCCCGCCTAAAAAACAAAACAAGTATAAGAAGAAAGTTTGCCGTTTTACTGCAGACCCTGAGCTTGCTAAACAAATTAATTATAAGAACACCGAACTTTTAGAAAGATTTATCACTAACCGTGGTAAGATCATTCCGAGAAGAATTACCGGAACTTCTGCAAAGTATCAAAGGATACTTGCGAGAGAAATCCGCAAAGCGCGTAGCATCGGTCTTCTACCGTTCAAAGTAAACTAA
- the rplI gene encoding 50S ribosomal protein L9 — translation MRVILQKDVSNLGDAGDVKEVADGFARNFLFPQRLAVRASEGKTKMALHQRKLADLKKEKRKKDMESISSGLNGKEFEISVKTGGGDKLFGAVTPADVAALLKTAGFEVDKRKIEFAEPIRNLGSYKLKVRLAEGILPTITVHVKKEEVVSTEA, via the coding sequence ATGAGAGTAATATTACAAAAAGATGTTTCTAACTTAGGAGACGCGGGAGATGTAAAGGAAGTTGCGGACGGTTTTGCTCGTAATTTTCTTTTTCCTCAAAGACTTGCTGTAAGAGCTTCTGAAGGTAAGACCAAAATGGCGCTTCACCAAAGAAAACTTGCAGATCTTAAAAAAGAAAAACGTAAGAAAGATATGGAATCTATATCTTCCGGATTGAACGGGAAAGAATTTGAAATTTCCGTTAAAACCGGAGGCGGGGATAAACTTTTTGGAGCGGTAACTCCTGCTGATGTAGCAGCGTTGTTAAAAACTGCAGGATTCGAAGTAGACAAACGTAAAATCGAATTTGCAGAACCTATCCGTAACCTAGGTTCCTATAAATTGAAAGTGCGTCTTGCAGAAGGTATCCTCCCAACTATCACAGTTCATGTGAAGAAAGAGGAAGTCGTTTCTACCGAAGCGTAA
- the dnaB gene encoding replicative DNA helicase, producing MQADSLFELESEKSFLGFLLLKGADNLIDIPLIPEDFYQDTNRRIYKAILDLVDKRTAVDPVSVLNFLKENSLLKDPEREYEYIYSLYKDSVVSHPLGYYAERIKRLSERRKYSKLLMNALDLIQKEPGENESVFNQIEQSLTEVSRSADVKGLLPVSGDKAALSEYIKEIMESRGQIKGLRTNFTQFDEMTSGLKEYEMMVLAARPGNGKTTLALNIASNVALIHNRPVVIFSLEMSRMELLLKLVCSYAQVESNKLKRSEVTKSDAPKLIDAIIKVTSSPIYIDDSGALSVDDFKGRVRKLLTNENLGLIIVDYLQLMNDPKNRDGGRQQEVSSISRALKQMAKEARCPVIALSQMNRSIEQRSKDQRPQLADLRESGAIEQDADIVTFIYRGEKGKDEEEDPRMKGMAEIIIAKNRSGPTGSFPLAFRPELSRFDNV from the coding sequence ATGCAAGCCGACTCCTTGTTTGAATTGGAATCCGAGAAATCTTTTCTCGGATTTCTGCTTCTTAAAGGAGCGGATAATCTAATCGATATCCCCCTCATTCCTGAGGATTTTTACCAAGATACAAACAGAAGGATTTACAAGGCAATTCTTGACCTTGTGGACAAAAGGACCGCAGTAGATCCGGTTTCCGTCCTAAACTTCTTAAAGGAAAACTCTCTACTCAAAGATCCGGAAAGAGAATACGAATATATTTATTCTCTCTATAAGGATTCTGTAGTTTCCCATCCTTTGGGTTATTATGCGGAAAGAATTAAACGTCTTTCCGAAAGAAGAAAATATTCTAAATTATTAATGAATGCCCTGGATCTGATCCAGAAAGAACCGGGCGAAAACGAATCAGTATTCAATCAAATCGAACAAAGCCTTACTGAGGTATCCCGATCCGCGGATGTAAAAGGACTTCTTCCTGTTTCCGGAGATAAAGCGGCTCTCTCTGAATATATCAAAGAGATCATGGAGAGTAGAGGCCAGATCAAAGGCCTGAGGACTAATTTTACTCAGTTCGACGAGATGACCTCCGGTTTGAAAGAATACGAGATGATGGTTTTGGCTGCGAGACCGGGTAACGGTAAAACTACTCTGGCTCTGAATATTGCCTCCAATGTGGCTCTCATCCATAACAGACCGGTGGTGATTTTCTCCTTAGAAATGAGTAGAATGGAACTTCTACTCAAACTTGTATGCTCCTATGCCCAGGTAGAATCCAACAAATTAAAACGTTCCGAAGTTACTAAGTCGGATGCGCCTAAATTGATTGATGCAATCATTAAGGTAACTTCTTCTCCCATCTATATTGATGACTCAGGTGCTCTGAGTGTGGACGATTTTAAGGGAAGAGTCCGCAAACTTCTGACTAACGAAAATCTTGGACTTATCATAGTGGATTATCTCCAGCTAATGAACGATCCCAAAAACAGGGATGGGGGAAGGCAACAAGAGGTTTCTTCGATTTCCAGAGCGCTTAAGCAGATGGCAAAAGAAGCAAGATGTCCTGTGATTGCACTTTCTCAGATGAACCGTTCCATCGAGCAGAGATCCAAGGACCAAAGACCGCAACTTGCCGACTTAAGAGAGTCAGGCGCAATCGAGCAGGACGCGGATATTGTTACATTCATTTATCGCGGAGAGAAAGGAAAGGACGAAGAGGAAGATCCTAGAATGAAGGGAATGGCGGAGATCATCATCGCCAAAAACAGGTCCGGGCCAACAGGTTCTTTTCCACTTGCCTTCCGACCTGAACTTTCCAGATTTGATAACGTGTAA
- the aspS gene encoding aspartate--tRNA ligase → MEDWILEGYKSRAWAGEVTDAQEGKTLTLFGWSFRFRDQGGVIFVDLRDRTGILQVVLRKEILGEHFAAAERIRSEYVIAVQGKLKKREAESINPKMKTGTIELVVDQLIILNSAKTPPFSLDEFEEISEENRLKYRYLDFRRDELKNRMIKRHEFVFAIRNYLNSRKFVEIETPILNKSTPEGARDFLVPSRLNPNSFYALPQSPQIFKQILMVGGMERYFQIVKCFRDEDLRADRQPEFTQLDMEFSFVSQEEILSEIEGLFSKIMKDVFSLDFKGPFSRMPYKQAMEEYGSDKPDLRFGMKLVDVSEIVKDSDFQVFAGAVANGGVVKAVCVPGGSVISRKEIEDLTAWLNRDYKAKGLAYMKHGAEGLESTITKRFTPEALSKIASLVGSKEGDMVFFGADEREIVNHSLGALRLKLSERFDKPAEGSFHISWIVDFPMFEWNKDSKRWDSLHHPFTSPGDSSLEIFSSEERLQKEAGNALAKAYDLVLNGVEIGGGSIRIHSKDVQTRVFSTLGIGPEEAKEKFGFLLEALEYGAPPHGGIAFGIDRIMMLLTGGKSIRDVIAFPKTQKGVCLMSECPSEVEEKQLQELKLRLIKV, encoded by the coding sequence TTGGAAGATTGGATTTTAGAAGGTTATAAATCAAGAGCCTGGGCAGGAGAAGTAACTGATGCCCAAGAAGGAAAAACTCTCACTCTATTCGGTTGGTCTTTTCGATTTCGCGACCAAGGCGGGGTCATCTTTGTGGATCTCCGTGATAGAACAGGCATCCTGCAAGTAGTATTACGTAAAGAAATCCTGGGAGAACATTTTGCAGCGGCAGAAAGGATCCGTTCCGAGTATGTGATTGCAGTCCAAGGAAAGCTTAAGAAGCGGGAAGCAGAAAGTATCAATCCTAAGATGAAAACCGGAACGATTGAACTTGTTGTAGACCAACTGATCATTCTGAACTCTGCAAAAACTCCTCCATTCTCCTTGGATGAGTTCGAAGAGATTTCAGAAGAGAACCGCCTTAAATACAGATACTTGGATTTCAGAAGGGACGAACTTAAGAACAGAATGATTAAACGTCATGAGTTCGTATTCGCAATTCGTAATTATCTAAATTCACGCAAGTTCGTAGAGATTGAAACTCCAATCCTGAACAAGTCCACTCCGGAAGGAGCGCGTGACTTTTTGGTACCTTCTCGCCTAAATCCGAATTCATTCTATGCTCTTCCTCAGTCACCTCAGATCTTCAAACAGATCCTGATGGTTGGAGGAATGGAGAGATATTTCCAGATCGTAAAATGTTTCAGGGACGAGGACCTAAGAGCGGACAGGCAACCTGAGTTTACTCAGTTGGATATGGAATTCTCCTTTGTTTCCCAAGAAGAGATACTTTCCGAGATCGAGGGTCTTTTTTCCAAAATAATGAAGGATGTGTTCAGTTTGGATTTCAAGGGTCCATTCTCCAGAATGCCTTACAAACAGGCTATGGAAGAATATGGTTCGGACAAACCGGACCTTCGTTTTGGAATGAAGCTGGTAGATGTTTCCGAGATCGTAAAAGATTCCGATTTCCAGGTATTTGCGGGTGCGGTTGCAAACGGTGGTGTCGTAAAAGCGGTTTGTGTTCCGGGTGGTTCTGTGATTTCCAGAAAAGAGATCGAAGACCTGACCGCTTGGTTGAACAGAGATTATAAAGCAAAAGGCCTCGCTTACATGAAACACGGGGCAGAAGGATTAGAATCTACTATTACAAAAAGATTCACCCCGGAGGCTCTTTCCAAGATCGCAAGCTTAGTTGGCTCTAAAGAAGGAGACATGGTCTTTTTCGGAGCGGATGAAAGAGAAATCGTAAATCATTCTCTGGGCGCCTTGCGTCTGAAACTTTCGGAAAGATTTGACAAACCTGCAGAAGGAAGCTTTCATATTTCCTGGATTGTGGACTTTCCGATGTTCGAATGGAACAAGGACAGCAAACGCTGGGACTCTTTACACCATCCGTTCACTTCTCCTGGAGATTCCAGTTTGGAAATTTTTTCTTCCGAGGAAAGACTCCAAAAAGAAGCGGGAAATGCTCTTGCAAAGGCCTATGATCTGGTGCTAAACGGAGTGGAGATCGGCGGAGGTTCCATTCGTATCCATTCCAAAGATGTGCAGACTCGAGTCTTCTCTACTTTGGGGATTGGACCAGAGGAAGCTAAGGAAAAATTCGGCTTCTTATTGGAGGCATTGGAATATGGGGCTCCTCCTCATGGAGGGATTGCATTCGGTATCGACAGGATCATGATGCTGTTGACCGGCGGAAAATCCATCCGAGATGTGATCGCATTCCCTAAAACCCAGAAGGGTGTTTGTTTGATGAGCGAATGTCCGTCTGAAGTGGAAGAGAAACAGCTCCAAGAATTGAAGCTTAGGTTGATAAAGGTTTAA
- a CDS encoding PhoH family protein — translation MRKEQFTFENQDLYRKICGINDTGVKNLEKQLEIDLIPRGNGFQVEGIPTKVEFALDFFRLLETNYRDRPDRDFTDSFDFGYLLKQATKEKKKEERKSDDEPFKPNEKILTTYKGKHLYSRTKNQEKYIQSFLNNLITFGIGPAGTGKTFLSVAMACRFLQNGIVDKIVLTRPAVEAGENLGFLPGDLNQKVDPYLRPVYDALNECIGFEKTQEYIALTKIEIAPVAFMRGRTLSKSFIILDEAQNCTLAQLKMIMTRLGRNSRMCISGDVTQVDLEHGRSGFDRVVNLFRQTEGIGQVFFGKEDITRHPLVETIVRKFEEL, via the coding sequence ATCAGGAAAGAACAATTTACTTTCGAAAACCAAGACCTGTATCGTAAGATCTGCGGGATCAACGATACAGGCGTCAAAAATTTGGAAAAACAATTGGAGATCGATCTAATCCCGAGAGGGAACGGTTTCCAAGTGGAAGGAATTCCTACAAAGGTAGAATTTGCCTTAGATTTTTTCAGATTATTGGAAACCAATTATCGGGACAGACCGGATCGGGATTTTACGGATTCCTTCGATTTCGGTTATCTTCTTAAACAAGCTACTAAGGAAAAGAAGAAGGAAGAGCGTAAGTCGGATGACGAGCCCTTCAAGCCCAACGAAAAAATTCTCACCACCTACAAGGGAAAACATCTCTACTCCAGGACGAAAAACCAGGAAAAGTATATTCAATCTTTCTTAAATAATTTGATTACTTTCGGGATCGGTCCTGCGGGAACAGGAAAAACATTCCTTTCCGTTGCAATGGCATGCAGATTTTTGCAGAACGGGATCGTAGATAAGATCGTCCTAACAAGACCTGCGGTCGAAGCAGGAGAAAACCTTGGATTTTTACCGGGGGATCTGAACCAAAAGGTGGATCCGTATCTTCGTCCAGTATATGATGCTTTGAACGAATGTATCGGTTTTGAGAAAACCCAAGAATATATCGCACTTACTAAAATTGAGATCGCACCCGTTGCGTTTATGAGAGGACGGACACTTTCCAAAAGTTTTATCATTTTGGATGAGGCCCAAAACTGTACTCTCGCTCAGCTTAAGATGATTATGACCCGTTTAGGCCGTAATTCCAGGATGTGTATCTCCGGAGACGTGACCCAAGTCGACTTAGAACATGGTAGATCCGGTTTCGATCGTGTGGTAAACTTGTTCAGACAGACCGAAGGAATTGGCCAGGTGTTTTTCGGAAAAGAAGATATCACAAGACACCCGCTGGTTGAAACCATCGTGAGGAAGTTCGAGGAATTGTAA
- a CDS encoding HD family phosphohydrolase produces the protein MFPLGSLLERGMAWITDTLTKIRPISFVRKFQVILTAITLIIVTWMLAIPFFGQDKINLSQDGPYSEGKNALDKVVSTKDIVYEDEEKTKAKRLKAFQSAPNFFDRDYRILIEVIRPAIQEDMEKYREPKPTGEVKTSAELLVAVPRWKNRSKEELELLLKTPGKSRVRDLVQQYSNLVFSNFCILRDQPGDYSAIRSAEARVRNSGASGNKEQISSVEGTLVIPRMYLYRDSATIDALNRLAAEKLQATDPQLLSVIQKLALTYVYSNPACTYNVEETKNQKQSVMDRTEPVSSRINAGETIVKAGETITPDIYQKLLIVNRYATRANIASITSILLIQSIFVIIVYAFLKKYNPKRLNDVSSNVIVFTLIWSLVLWAYLASKAFFSFENSYDSVFYFALVIPTGMVCLILSMIYDEQLSIAIGFFLSFFVFAASRYNPTSFILAFVMTVVAATYGRKMRKRIDFIKAGFYMALVQMLISSSGYLFDSRNYWVAVPSGSHLRDLWESNIFRLYLLCLVNGFVCSTLTQLLLPIYEYVFNIPTRFKLLELADTGHPLLQDLLTKAPSTYTHTFLVAAMSERAAQNLELDWLLTRVGVYFHDIGKIPNAGFFVENQHLIPKKENIDKNNPAKAAKIVIDHVLDGIEMAKKARLPREVIDFIPEHHGTSTMAFFYHKALAELSPSQKKKLKKADFQYPGPKPQRKETAIVMIADSLEAASRSLEEVTPEALDALITKIVNGKLAENQLDECGLTLGDLEVVKFSFKEVLLSSLHSRPKYPKPEDTKALEEKNKNILGKHAPKSH, from the coding sequence ATGTTTCCTTTGGGATCACTTTTAGAAAGAGGGATGGCTTGGATCACGGATACCTTGACCAAGATCCGTCCGATTTCTTTCGTGAGAAAATTCCAGGTGATCCTGACAGCGATCACTTTGATCATCGTGACCTGGATGTTGGCGATCCCGTTTTTCGGTCAGGATAAAATTAATCTCTCTCAAGACGGTCCTTATTCGGAAGGCAAGAATGCCTTAGATAAGGTCGTTTCCACTAAAGATATCGTTTACGAAGACGAAGAAAAAACAAAGGCCAAACGATTAAAGGCTTTCCAATCTGCCCCGAATTTTTTCGACAGAGATTATAGAATTCTAATAGAGGTCATTCGCCCTGCCATCCAAGAGGATATGGAGAAGTATAGGGAACCAAAACCTACCGGAGAAGTGAAAACTTCTGCCGAATTGCTTGTTGCAGTTCCAAGATGGAAGAACAGATCCAAGGAAGAGTTGGAACTCCTACTTAAAACTCCTGGAAAGTCTAGGGTCCGTGATCTTGTCCAACAATATAGTAATTTAGTTTTTTCTAATTTTTGTATCTTAAGGGACCAGCCTGGAGATTATTCCGCAATCCGTTCAGCAGAAGCCAGGGTCCGCAACTCCGGCGCGAGTGGGAACAAGGAACAAATATCTTCTGTCGAGGGAACGCTTGTGATCCCTCGTATGTATCTGTATCGAGATAGTGCTACCATAGATGCTTTGAATCGTTTAGCTGCCGAGAAGTTACAAGCAACAGATCCTCAGCTTCTTTCCGTGATCCAAAAACTTGCATTAACTTACGTATATTCTAATCCTGCCTGTACTTATAATGTAGAAGAAACCAAAAATCAAAAACAATCTGTTATGGATAGGACGGAACCTGTAAGCAGTAGGATCAATGCAGGCGAGACTATAGTAAAAGCGGGAGAAACGATCACTCCTGATATCTATCAGAAATTGTTAATAGTGAATAGATACGCGACTCGAGCGAATATTGCGTCCATAACTTCTATTCTTTTGATCCAATCTATTTTTGTAATTATAGTTTATGCATTCTTAAAGAAGTATAATCCAAAACGTTTGAATGACGTTTCGAGTAACGTAATCGTATTCACATTGATCTGGTCCTTGGTGCTTTGGGCCTATTTGGCATCCAAGGCATTCTTCAGTTTCGAGAATAGTTACGATTCTGTCTTTTACTTTGCACTTGTGATCCCGACCGGAATGGTTTGTTTGATCTTGTCTATGATTTATGACGAACAATTGTCGATTGCGATCGGGTTCTTCCTTTCCTTCTTCGTATTTGCGGCTTCTAGATATAATCCAACTTCTTTCATTCTTGCTTTTGTAATGACTGTGGTCGCAGCTACTTACGGAAGAAAGATGAGAAAGAGGATCGATTTTATTAAGGCTGGGTTCTACATGGCCTTGGTCCAAATGCTGATCTCTTCATCCGGATATTTATTTGATTCTAGAAATTATTGGGTGGCTGTGCCTTCCGGTTCTCATTTGAGAGACCTTTGGGAATCGAATATATTCAGATTATATTTATTATGTTTAGTGAATGGATTCGTCTGTTCCACTTTGACCCAGCTACTACTTCCTATTTATGAGTATGTGTTCAATATTCCTACTAGGTTTAAGTTGCTGGAACTTGCAGATACCGGGCACCCATTACTGCAGGATTTGCTGACTAAGGCACCTTCTACTTATACTCATACCTTTTTAGTGGCCGCTATGTCAGAAAGAGCGGCGCAAAATTTGGAGTTGGATTGGCTTTTGACTAGAGTTGGTGTGTATTTTCACGATATAGGCAAGATCCCGAATGCCGGTTTCTTCGTAGAAAACCAACACCTGATCCCTAAAAAAGAAAACATCGATAAGAACAATCCTGCAAAGGCTGCAAAGATAGTAATCGATCACGTCTTGGATGGAATTGAGATGGCGAAGAAGGCAAGGCTTCCTAGAGAAGTGATCGATTTTATTCCGGAACATCATGGGACTTCTACCATGGCGTTTTTCTATCATAAGGCGCTTGCGGAACTTTCTCCTTCCCAGAAGAAAAAACTGAAAAAAGCTGACTTCCAATATCCGGGTCCTAAACCTCAGAGAAAAGAAACTGCGATTGTGATGATCGCGGATAGTTTAGAAGCCGCGAGTAGATCCTTGGAAGAAGTGACGCCAGAAGCCTTAGATGCTCTTATCACTAAGATCGTAAATGGAAAATTGGCGGAGAACCAATTGGACGAATGTGGGCTCACTTTGGGAGATCTAGAAGTTGTAAAATTCTCCTTTAAGGAAGTTCTTCTTTCTAGTCTTCACTCTAGGCCTAAATATCCTAAACCTGAGGATACAAAAGCTTTAGAAGAGAAGAATAAAAATATCCTGGGGAAACACGCCCCTAAGAGCCACTGA
- the ybeY gene encoding rRNA maturation RNase YbeY produces MESRWKILSAFSFPNINTHISLVLTDDESIQELNRVRRGKNYATDVLSFPLSFDLIPWELPPNKKENFGPILSLGEIVISWDTCKAQAKSIGHSEEDEFFRLFVHGFLHLIGYDHERGEEDEALMKEKEDLCLDLVLGP; encoded by the coding sequence CTGGAATCTCGCTGGAAAATTTTAAGTGCATTCTCTTTTCCTAATATAAATACTCATATTTCTTTGGTTTTAACTGACGATGAGTCGATTCAGGAATTAAATCGTGTTCGCAGAGGTAAAAATTATGCGACCGACGTCCTTTCTTTTCCTTTAAGTTTTGATCTGATCCCTTGGGAACTTCCCCCGAACAAAAAGGAAAATTTCGGACCGATCTTGAGCTTAGGTGAGATTGTGATCTCTTGGGATACTTGTAAGGCCCAGGCAAAAAGTATAGGTCATAGCGAAGAAGATGAATTTTTTAGATTATTCGTACACGGTTTTTTACATTTAATCGGTTACGATCATGAACGTGGAGAAGAAGATGAGGCTCTAATGAAGGAGAAGGAGGATCTATGTCTGGATCTGGTCCTGGGGCCTTAA
- the recO gene encoding DNA repair protein RecO, translating into MSGSGPGALKKTTGIVMESRILPEGDAFLRLLPEQGEVGSFRVKGIKKSKTRPIAAVEPGSLTVLDYYFTQGRETFNVKEIGLIRRFDKAKTGYSGTVLVSYLVELVSSFLTEGGSHPMEYKLLLGALKELDEDGYKPVFLPFFKLKLLYVGGFLSKEMECASCGKSLSEIQSCSLDENHFEIVCGDCGNPKPDKFGLVLFVQDCLALRYRDLKDKKISLELLKEADSLSNRALKPLLGKRLKSEPMLYESLGENLG; encoded by the coding sequence ATGTCTGGATCTGGTCCTGGGGCCTTAAAAAAAACCACCGGAATCGTGATGGAAAGCCGCATCCTTCCGGAAGGAGATGCATTCCTGAGACTTCTACCGGAACAAGGTGAAGTGGGAAGTTTCCGTGTTAAAGGAATTAAAAAAAGTAAAACAAGACCTATTGCTGCAGTGGAACCAGGATCTCTTACTGTATTGGACTATTATTTCACCCAAGGAAGAGAAACGTTTAATGTAAAAGAGATCGGGTTGATTAGAAGATTCGATAAGGCAAAGACTGGATATTCTGGAACCGTTTTGGTTTCTTATCTTGTAGAACTTGTTTCTTCCTTTTTGACCGAAGGCGGCTCTCATCCAATGGAATATAAACTTCTTCTGGGTGCATTGAAAGAATTGGATGAAGACGGTTATAAACCTGTATTCCTACCTTTTTTCAAACTGAAGTTATTATACGTAGGCGGGTTTTTATCCAAGGAAATGGAATGTGCAAGCTGTGGAAAAAGTCTCTCAGAGATCCAATCCTGCAGTTTGGACGAGAACCATTTTGAGATAGTTTGCGGAGATTGTGGAAACCCTAAACCGGATAAGTTTGGACTAGTATTATTCGTCCAAGATTGCCTTGCATTGAGATACAGGGACTTGAAGGACAAAAAGATTTCCCTTGAACTCCTGAAGGAGGCGGATAGCTTAAGCAACCGGGCCTTAAAACCTCTTCTTGGAAAAAGACTCAAATCGGAACCTATGTTGTACGAATCCTTAGGGGAAAATCTTGGATAA